Proteins encoded together in one Lathyrus oleraceus cultivar Zhongwan6 chromosome 5, CAAS_Psat_ZW6_1.0, whole genome shotgun sequence window:
- the LOC127085500 gene encoding phosphoserine phosphatase, chloroplastic produces MEGLVSYGINPIRVTAITKQRSRFLLQSQPNLTKGVSGFQIEVVNKNKKKQFSPLIMAAAVGNSQVGHFENTLPSKEILELWKNGDAVCFDVDSTVCLDEGIDELAEFCGAGKAVAEWTARAMGGTVPFEEALAARLSLFNPSLSQVQNFLEQRPPRLSPGIEELIQKLKANRKHVYLISGGFRQMINPVASILGIPKENIFANQLLFGSSGQFLGFDENEHTSRSGGKAIAVQQIRKDHGYKALTMIGDGATDFEARRPGGADLFVCYAGVQLRQAVAAKADWLVFNFQDLINSLG; encoded by the exons ATGGAAGGTTTGGTGAGTTATGGAATCAATCCAATTCGTGTAACTGCCATTACAAAGCAACGATCTCGTTTTCTACTTCAATCACAACCAAATCTAACAAAGGGTGTTAGTGGATTTCAAATTGAGGTGGTGAATAAGAATAAGAAGAAGCAGTTTTCGCCTTTGATTATGGCTGCTGCTGTTGGAAACTCCCAAGTTGGTCATTTTGAGAACACTCTTCCTTCCAAAG AAATTCTGGAGCTGTGGAAGAATGGTGATGCAGTGTGTTTTGATGTGGACAGCACTGTGTGCCTGGATGAAGGAATTGACGAGCTCGCTGAATTCTGCGGGGCTGGAAAGGCTGTTGCAGAATGGACAGCTAG AGCAATGGGTGGTACTGTTCCTTTCGAAGAAGCCTTGGCTGCTAGATTATCTTTGTTCAATCCCTCTTTGTCTCAAGTTCAGAATTTTCTTGAGCAAAGGCCGCCGAG GCTTTCCCCTGGCATTGAAGAGTTGATTCAGAAACTAAAAGCTAATCGCAAGCATGTTTATCTGATCTCAGGTGGCTTTCGTCAAATGATCAAT CCTGTTGCATCAATACTCGGGATTCCAAAAGAGAACATTTTTGCCAATCAACTACTATTCGGAAGCTCCGGACAGTTTCTGGGATTCGATGAAAATGAGCATACATCAAGGAGTGGAGGAAAAGCCATTGCAGTTCAACAAATCAGGAAG GATCATGGGTACAAAGCATTGACTATGATCGGGGATGGTGCAACTGATTTTGAG GCTCGTAGACCAGGTGGTGCCGACTTGTTCGTCTGCTACGCCGGTGTTCAACTTCGACAAGCCGTTGCTGCAAAAGCTGATTGGCTAGTTTTCAATTTTCAAGACCTTATAAATTCATTAGGGTAA